ttttttttttaggcCTTAAGAGATGTGGGAAAAGTTGCAGATTGAGATGGCTTAACTATCTCAGGCCTAATATTAAGCATGGAGAGTTCTCTGACGATGAAGATAGGATAATCTGCACTCTCTTTGCAAGCATTGGTAGCAGGTATTAATCACCcattttttagataaaatttgcTACTTTTAGATAAAATTTCTCCCATTTTTTGTCCATGCATGCCGTTTTTAGTTTCTCAAGTGTTCTAATGGAACTTAACTCATCATGAGCTGCAACAGGTGGTCAATTATAGCATCTCAGTTGCCAGGCAGGACTGATAATGATATCAAGAACTACTGGAACACGAAGCTAAAGAAGAAACTATTTGGCATGGTTCCCCAATCTCAAAGGAAACCTCATCAGATTCCCCATGCTAGCTTTTCATCTGTTCTACAATCATCTTCACCTTCATCCCCATCCCCATCATCACCATTACTCTACAATTGCAGCAACAACACCTACCACACACCAGCTAGATCTTTTTCATGCTTTGAAGCATCATATTCCTCAAGTTTCTCAAACAGCAGTGCTTCTTGTGTAAATGCTGCATCAGTTCTTCAACCGCAGGAGAGTTTATTGGGTCAAATCCAGCATTATCAACTGCATGATAATGGTGTCCAAATGTTTGGGGGGGAAGCTAGTTGTAGTTCTTCTGATGGGAGTTGCAGCAACCAAATCAGCCACAACAAAGAATTAGAGAATAGCAATGGTACTGTATATGATGGTGATCATCAACAATTTGGGATGTAcagttataataatttctacAGTGAAGCTGCTGATGGAAGCCAGAAGCTGATGATAGCATTAAATGGGGATCATGGTACTGATGGATGGTCTGATCATCATAAGTCATCAAATGGATTGTTGGATGAAACTGAAACACCTTTAGATTATGGGATTGAGGGGATTAAGCAGCTAATCAGTACTACTAGTACTAGTAGTTGTAACAgctttatttttgatgaaaacaaaGCAGATGAAAATCTTCTGTACTATTGATCTGACTTTGACTGTGTAAAATCACATGGATTTGAAGGGTAAGTGGAGGAAATGGGCTCAAGATTTTAcagatttagattttttttttgggtgtcCTTTTGGGAAATGATGTAATTTGCTAGCGGCCATAGATTTTGACTGCAATATTcagaaataaaacattaaatttcatGGAAACTAGAGAGAAGCCATCATATTTTCAAGGACCAAACTTAAAAAGTAAGCAAAACCAGTTCTTTAatccaagttttaatttcatttttaatgattatgCATTGATTAACTTTGAAGCCAGTCAATCCCAATGGTTGGGGACTTTGGATCTTTGTGGATATTATCCCTCGTGTTCTAAAAATGA
The window above is part of the Gossypium raimondii isolate GPD5lz chromosome 9, ASM2569854v1, whole genome shotgun sequence genome. Proteins encoded here:
- the LOC105799749 gene encoding transcription factor RAX2: MGRAPCCDKANVKKGPWSPEEDAKLKEYIQQHGTGGNWIALPQKAGLKRCGKSCRLRWLNYLRPNIKHGEFSDDEDRIICTLFASIGSRWSIIASQLPGRTDNDIKNYWNTKLKKKLFGMVPQSQRKPHQIPHASFSSVLQSSSPSSPSPSSPLLYNCSNNTYHTPARSFSCFEASYSSSFSNSSASCVNAASVLQPQESLLGQIQHYQLHDNGVQMFGGEASCSSSDGSCSNQISHNKELENSNGTVYDGDHQQFGMYSYNNFYSEAADGSQKLMIALNGDHGTDGWSDHHKSSNGLLDETETPLDYGIEGIKQLISTTSTSSCNSFIFDENKADENLLYY